In a single window of the Desulfovibrio sp. Fe33 genome:
- a CDS encoding MBL fold metallo-hydrolase encodes MYFKQITTPGLGCFSYVIGCPAAGEMVVVDPKRDVQDYLDISREEGMKIVHAIDTHVHADHVSGAQELKSQTGCDIMVYETSPVTYNFTPLAEGDQLTVGNAKLEVLHTPGHTPDALSLLVTDTTRGTEPWMLLTGDVLFVNDIGRPDLVGGAKLDEQVQNLWNTLYVKFAKFPDSLEVFPAHGAGSLCGRGMSSKPSSTLGFERRHNPMLGFDKFEEFHLAMSQNFPARPKSFTHIISTNANGAPLLERCPLDLAMNPYKFEEKMLDGAVVIDVRDAAAFAGYHIPGSLNIGFEPSLANWVGMTVEPDADILLVVDTREDYDRMRTELHRIGYDRIFGYLSGGIQAWVYSGRPVDSLAIDSAQVLQNIQEEGKPISLIDVRTPAEWQGGHIPGAKHLPLVDILEGKVDLDENAHHLLYCAAGYRANIAASYLQKHGYWDVRSLAGGYLAWSRAGFQTEK; translated from the coding sequence ATGTACTTCAAACAAATCACCACACCCGGACTCGGTTGTTTTTCCTATGTCATAGGCTGCCCGGCCGCTGGCGAAATGGTCGTCGTGGACCCCAAACGCGATGTGCAGGATTATCTGGATATCTCCCGCGAGGAGGGCATGAAGATCGTCCACGCCATCGACACCCATGTTCATGCCGACCACGTATCGGGCGCGCAGGAACTCAAGTCCCAGACCGGCTGCGACATCATGGTCTACGAGACCTCGCCGGTTACCTATAACTTCACCCCCTTGGCCGAAGGCGATCAACTGACCGTCGGCAACGCCAAGCTCGAAGTCCTGCATACCCCCGGCCACACCCCGGACGCCCTGTCACTACTGGTCACCGACACCACGCGCGGAACCGAGCCCTGGATGCTGCTCACCGGCGACGTGCTCTTTGTCAACGACATCGGCCGCCCCGACCTGGTGGGCGGAGCCAAGCTCGACGAGCAGGTCCAAAACCTGTGGAACACCCTGTATGTCAAGTTCGCGAAGTTCCCCGACAGCCTGGAAGTCTTCCCGGCGCACGGCGCGGGCTCCCTGTGCGGACGCGGCATGTCCTCCAAGCCGAGCTCCACGCTGGGCTTCGAACGGCGGCACAACCCCATGCTTGGCTTCGACAAATTCGAGGAATTCCACCTGGCCATGAGCCAGAACTTCCCGGCCCGGCCCAAGTCCTTCACCCACATCATCTCCACCAACGCGAACGGCGCGCCCCTCCTGGAACGGTGCCCGCTCGACCTGGCCATGAACCCGTACAAATTCGAGGAGAAGATGCTGGACGGCGCAGTGGTCATCGATGTGCGCGACGCCGCGGCGTTCGCCGGATATCATATCCCCGGCTCCCTCAACATCGGCTTCGAGCCGAGCCTGGCCAACTGGGTCGGCATGACCGTGGAGCCCGACGCCGACATCCTCCTGGTGGTGGACACCCGCGAGGACTACGACAGAATGCGCACGGAGCTGCACCGCATCGGCTACGACCGCATCTTCGGCTACCTGTCCGGCGGCATCCAGGCCTGGGTCTACTCCGGACGCCCGGTGGACTCCCTGGCCATCGACTCCGCCCAGGTCCTCCAGAACATTCAGGAGGAAGGCAAGCCGATCAGCCTCATAGACGTGCGGACCCCCGCCGAATGGCAAGGCGGCCACATCCCGGGCGCCAAGCACCTCCCTCTGGTCGACATCCTCGAAGGCAAGGTCGATCTCGACGAGAACGCGCATCATCTGCTTTACTGCGCGGCGGGCTATCGCGCCAACATCGCGGCGTCCTACCTGCAAAAGCATGGCTATTGGGACGTGCGCAGCCTTGCGGGCGGATACCTCGCATGGAGCCGCGCGGGCTTCCAGACCGAAAAATAA